A section of the Mesobacillus jeotgali genome encodes:
- a CDS encoding DUF3941 domain-containing protein, translated as MPHTSDNDKKAKDNNALRHEKNMMREKNRKAGKNAYSKKTDHL; from the coding sequence ATGCCGCATACATCCGATAACGATAAAAAGGCAAAGGACAACAATGCCCTTCGCCATGAAAAAAATATGATGCGTGAAAAGAACAGGAAGGCTGGAAAGAACGCCTATTCTAAAAAAACTGACCATTTATAA